From the genome of Procambarus clarkii isolate CNS0578487 chromosome 66, FALCON_Pclarkii_2.0, whole genome shotgun sequence:
ttaggtcgtcgaaaaacaattagttcatgaaaacttggcgtattaggcaaatcgggccttgcatagtaggctgagaagtgcgttctggctattaggtacgacatatatatatatatatatatatatatatatatatatatatatatatatatatatatataatttttttttcttccaataatatagtattcgcttgaaattaacagcctggtcaatcaggctgttggattcaactcctctcagttttgttatacgaattacagcatggttaatcacatccaaaattaaagttatttccagatgcagtcctaaaatttttaacattgctctcactagtgttaatgtagattatttcataatttaaataatatatttaattactgtagtacattttaacaacaatttaacttataatttttgcagcataggtcatttgaatataagtattttattagaaactatttccttcaggtcttcagggaaaattcttgaggagatgcacaaactgcaaacaatgtgtgcatgtccgaagcaatgtttgcaagttctgccagtgtgacttccgaaacagtagagaattaatgaagaaagaagaggaagcccgttttctacttaaaggcaagaaggctttagaacgaaatacagcaagccgggttctacgaaggattgaaaatcaggtattgaagtttgtctacatctgttgtattcatttgtattcttcttatgctgaacttgcttgataaggtatagaatcaacatgaataatgctgtacagtacttacatactatttgtttatttatttatatacaagatagcacactgggattatgagagtacatagaattgatgtttttacattcttgtaaagccactagcacacatagtgttttgggcaggtccttaatctaacagataattttaaataggcaatttaaagcttaaatggaaaaaattggctggtacattgtaagaaagtatcacaaagattactatgtacattaaagtaaaatttgagggttatcaacatataaattgtagcataatttgaggaatatttcaaggtataatatagtaagatatgcattcaatataacaatcatgatataaggtgatagcaatgattacaatggaaaagttgtatggtttaggcacatatattctggcattggatttcataagatacagtgcgagtttaatacactagttaggaaactatcaagaaaaaatttaggtactttttggttttattttttaaaatggcagaagttggacagtttttaaatttgttagcaagttagttccatagacaaggtccctttatttgcatagagtatttacacagaataactttgactctggggatatcaaagatatttatttctggtcttaacgtaatgggtccaagggcccataaggtctcgacagcattaagggccctttagcaaaccagtgtgctggtgcccctatgacacccatgacgtctttgtatcatttcaagtttgtacatgtacttcttaagatatgggcaccatacaactgctgcatattctagcttttgtctaaaaaaatcatgaacaatttatttattatttatccatgaatgccagaactaaaccctgtggtactccactcgtgacatttctccagtccaatacattgcctctgattactgccctcatttttctatcagtttgaaattttttaatccatgttagaagcttacctgtcacccctccaatatgttccagtttccagaacaaactcttatgtggaattctattgaatgcctcttttaggtccagatagatgcagtcaacccaaccatatctttcctgtaaaatttctgcggctcgatcatagtaactgattaaatttgttacacaggatcttccatttcaaaattttttattttttatttttattttttattccagcacgcacaaggaagcttgatgcagataaacttacattaggatcagaaggtgatagcgataatgccctggaaaaaaatcctgacgagctacaagtgcagcaggtgcataaagtccaaaaagtaccgcaggtgcaagaaattcaacaattacaaaaagttccgcaggtggaacatttacaaaaagttccgccggtgcaacaagggctaccattagcaatccttcagaaacagcaagaagtacaagtagtaaaatttgaaccacaggtaactacaccaggaaaacagtgtagtaacaacggaatgggaattttaaaatacctgaggaaacaggtaaaaaaggacaaacaatagaaatggttccttacacattatttggtagtttataggtattttacttataatactttatattatgtctacagtttataatttagtttacagttaatttacttttcaacttccatatcttacatgaaggatttttactgtttttcatttttaaaaccttattagtatcatttatagtttagtgtcaattcacttataatacaatatatggaataatttactaaattcatttaactataataaatttaaataaacatttttaccccaggatgagtttcagtcaccctacccaaaaaattaatgtttctttattactaatcttgtgagaggtagcttattgtgcagcccatactcattctgtgagtgttagtttattgtgcaccccatagtcatcatgtcacccaagcctgctgcagctgcacctgaggggtggtgtagggaaccattagtgtactattatgatttgagagagagaatgctctgtggacagagcatcaatatggcttaaggcattgagctttgcctcaagatgaagcttgggctgatctctgatttgcttcttgggagtcttcatttacgtgcaccccatactcaaccactttgtagtaattaattgtgcaacccatactcatcctgttaccagtagtttgtgcaacccatacttatcctgtgatccctatccctctacttcaagtccctcaaggggcgcacgaattcagtttggcatactgcatcctgccttcccatccctagctactgacccatcacaatattttattttattttatttatatatatacaagtaggtacattggggttgtgagaatacattgaatagtacagtatttacaatcttgtaaagccactagtatgcgcagcgtttcaggcaggtccttaatctaacagataattttaagtaggtaatttctatcagaattgataaatgataataaatacattgtttacatacatacattacaaatacatacatataagctcaaaagcttcattgaaggttgtaacagaacccatgagcaccacaccagaaaaaaatacagttttgatattccaagaatacgacttaatcaaactagaaatgctctacaaatcaagggacccagaatgtggaatgatcttcccaaccatgt
Proteins encoded in this window:
- the LOC138355088 gene encoding uncharacterized protein, with amino-acid sequence MCVEAILFEEVISTGSSSSSYKTSPNMDLPSTSNGLQGKFLRRCTNCKQCVHVRSNVCKFCQCDFRNSRELMKKEEEARFLLKGKKALERNTASRVLRRIENQHAQGSLMQINLH